The Salinirubellus salinus genome segment GCCCGGAGGTGCTGGACGTGTTGATACACGACTAAACTATTGCCGTCGGGTTCGCGCCTCCGGCGCGAACCACTCCAGTAAGACGTTAGATCCACAAGCGCCTCGCTCGGCGGGTGGGAGAGGGGGCCGCGACCGCACCAGACGGCCGCGCGCCGCCGGGTTCTCGTGCGGGGCTCAGTCCCGCGCGTACAGCGAGTAGGCGATGACCCCGAACCCGGTGGCCGTCAGCGCCGACTCGACGACGAGTGCCGTCTGGGTGTCGAAGGCCGAGACGAGGTCGACCACGCCCGCGAGCAGACTCCCGAGGGTGACGATGGCGAACCCGAGCGCGAGCAATCCGAGCGGTCGCGCGTGGGTCCGTCGGTACGCACGGAACGCGAAGAACGTCACCAGCCCACCGAACAGGAGTGTCGTCGTCTTCAGCGCTGTGACGACGAGCGGGTGGACCATCAGGTCTCCTCCCGGACCTGACTCCACAGGTCCGCCAGTCGCTCACTCGGCTCCTCCTGTGCCCGTTCGACCTCGGCGCGGAACCGCTCGAACCCGCCGTGGGCGATGCGGATGGCGTCGAAGTCCGTCCGGTACGTGGTGGTGTGTTTGCCGTCGGTACGGAGCATGGTCTGTTCGTCGACCAGACCGGCCTCGGAGAGGCGGTCGAGTTTGCGGTAGACGGTTGAGTTGGGGATGCCGGTCAGGTCCGCGAGTTCCTGTGCCGAGCGGTGCTGGTCCGCCGCGAGGAGCAACTGCCGCGACCCCTCGTCGTCGAGCACCGAGAGCACCAGGTCGACGTCTGCGGTCCCGT includes the following:
- a CDS encoding DUF7521 family protein, translated to MVHPLVVTALKTTTLLFGGLVTFFAFRAYRRTHARPLGLLALGFAIVTLGSLLAGVVDLVSAFDTQTALVVESALTATGFGVIAYSLYARD
- a CDS encoding winged helix-turn-helix domain-containing protein, which translates into the protein MSSSASDGTADVDLVLSVLDDEGSRQLLLAADQHRSAQELADLTGIPNSTVYRKLDRLSEAGLVDEQTMLRTDGKHTTTYRTDFDAIRIAHGGFERFRAEVERAQEEPSERLADLWSQVREET